The sequence AGGAGCGATACTATGCGATTTCCCAACAACGGGATTACGGGGATGATTGTTCTGGCGGCGGCCGGATGGGCGGGGGCGCATTTGTCGGCGGGAAGCCTTACCCTCTCTCCCGCGGCGCCTTTTACCTCCGGCGCTCAGGTGACGGTAGGATGGAAAGTCGATGTTTCCCATGGCTTCCCGATTAACATCGATATGTCCAGCGATGGCGGTACCACTTGGAAGCCGGTCAAGGCCGGACTGACGGACGCGAGCGGCACGGCTAGCTACAAAATGACCATGCCGACCGACGCGACCACTCACGGAAAAATCAGGGTGTGCCAGGGATCGGCTTCCGATTGCGCTAGTATCAAGGTATCGCAGCCTGGTGCCGCGCCTTATACCCTCGTGAGCAGCGAGTTCACCATTACGGGGAGCACGGCGATCGTCGCCGCTTCTCAGCGGGCATACGCCTTGGGTTTCGAGCCGGCCTCCGGTAAGTTCGTGGCCAACTTCGATCTGCCCCGCGATGAAAACGTGCTTCTGCAAGCCTTCGACTTCCAGGGTCGGCTCCAGGCTACCTTGTTGCAGGGAGCGTTCCAAGCGGGACAACACAAGCTCGCGGTTTCCCTGCCTCAGGCCCTCGCCGCTTCTCCCGCCATGGTGGTCCGCTTGACGCTTGGCGAAGCGGTCCATACCCAGGCCTTCACTCGCCCATAAGACCCCTTTGTTTTAAGGGCGCTTAGTCCAAGGCCTCCTGCCGGCCCTCAGGCGCCGGCAGTGCCTGCCGGGCCCGGAATTTCAGCATCCGGGTCCGGCTTTCTTTTTTTGGCCTCGCGGGTACTTTTTTCCAACGCCCTGCTACAGGTCGAACGACAATCCCAGCATGAACGTCCCCTCTTGATAATGCTCGTCCGTGGGAAACAGCTGGGTATGGAACATGGGCGTTACCCCGTTCTTCTCGCCTTTGGTGCTGCGGATCCCGTGATCGTAGCTTAAGTCCCAACGGTCCGGCAGCCAGGCGGAAGAGGCCCAGCTATCCGGAAAGGTCGAGCCGATCTTGAGTCCTACCAACAAGGACGAGAAGGCGTAGTAGCGGATGTCCCCCGTGCGATAGAGTTCGTTCCCGTCGTAGGCCGGGCGCGCGAAGGCGGCGGCGCTTTGCTTATAGCCCCGGGCCCGTATACGTACGTAGGTGCCTTCCCGCAAGTACTGGTACCATTGCAGATCGGCCGTACCCGAATGCAACTTCCAATCGTCCTGATACCAGCGCGTATCGAGATGGAAGGAGGCTAGCTTGTCGCCAAGCCGGACGCCCTGGATGAGTTGCCCCGACAGGGCCCAGGCGGTTTTGCGATTGGGCAGATTCTCCAGGATATCGTCCCCGGAATCGGTGACGACCGGGGTATAGGGATGCCCCAGGAAGCCGGAGCTATGGATGACGTTGAGGGTGATTCCCGCCAGGGTCAACGGAGAGAGCGTTTGGGACAGGCTGGCGCCCAAGGAAATGATGCGGCGGTCCCCGCCCAAGCCCGTGAATGGCCCGGTGGGATGCATGTTGTCGAAGAAGACGGCGGCCGATCCGCCCAGGGTGGTGTTGCGCTCGTTGAAATCAAGCGAGCCGGAGACGGAGGGCGAGTAGGAGGTATAATCGTTTTCGTCGCTGAAGTAGAAGGACGCCGAAGCCGCGCGGCCGGCCTGGGAGTAGGCGCCGGTGACCTGCTCGGAGTGGCGGATCTCGCGGCGCGATGCCCCCGAGATGCCGTCCAGGACTTGATCGTGATCGGCCAAGGTGCCGACATTGCGCAGTCCCAGCCTGCGCGAAGCGCCGGACACGTAATCGAGTTCCTGATCGTATTGCAGCTTCCAGGACGAAGCCAACTTGCGGAAGAAGGACAGGGCGGGGGTGTGGTTCCACACCTGGTTCTTGTCCCAGTAGTACATGTATTTGAAATCCAGGCCCTGATCGCCTTCCGCGGCTCGGAGGGGCGAGGGTAACATCAGGGTTACTGCCGCCAAGCCGGCGGCCAAGGCGCGGCGCCCGGGAGTCTTCAGCATCCGCAACCGCCTCCCGAGCCCGCGCTGCCGCCCGCCGAGCCTTCGCGGCGCGGCAGGTTATGCGCTTCCATCCCCGCGCCCTGCGGATCCGGCGTATGCTGCATGATGGGATCGGCCAGGTATTCCCGGTCCTTCTGCTTGACCATGGCGCAGCCGGAAAGCCCGGACAATGAGCAGGAAAGAAGCCCCATGCAGGCGAGCCAGGCGAAAGCCTGGCGTAGGGATAACGGTTGCGATGGCTTCACGGCGTCTCCTCGGGCAATGCGGGCAGGCCCTTATGCGGCGCGGCCCAACGATAGTCTTTCCCGCCCGGGTGGCAGGCCACCGCCGAGCAGGTTTCCGATTCCGGATTGAAGCTTGCCGAATCGCCGCCGTATTGGGCGGGATCGGAATTGCGGGGATCGAAAGCGACGTCCACGGTCCCATTCAGATGCGCCAGGGTCGTCACGTATTCTTCGAAGAGAGGGTGGGCTCCGGGGCGCTCCGTTTGGGCGATGGGATGGTTTTGATGCAGGGAATCCACGCGCAACAAGGACAAGCTGCGAATGGGCGTGCCCGCGGGCGTGATGTCCCCGGAATGCGGATGCTGCGAAGAGAAATATTTCGAGCCATCGGTGTCCTGGAAGACGGTGTCGATGACGATCACCATCTCGCTTCTGATGGATCGGGTATGGCAATCCAGGCAAGTGATGCGGCCGTTGAGCAGGCGGTTGGCGCTGGCGGTGGTGAGATGGTAGTCGTGGTTGCGATCGGTGAGAGGGTAAGCGTGGCAAGCATCGCAAGCCATCCCCTGGGGGGAAGGGCCGGTGCGGGCGGTAAGCGCCGCCGGGGCCGCATTCCAGTCCCCGCATGCCGTGATGAGTAGGCAAAAGCCAATGCCTGCGAGGGCTAGGAAAGGGAACATCACCGACCGCTGCCTAGCCAAGTCACGCGTGCCCCTATTCCTTGAGGCCCGGTAGCCCTTTGCGGGGCGCGGCGAAGCGGTAGGGATCGTTTCCCGGATGGCAGCTGACCGCCGAACAGGTTTCTTCTTTGGCGTTGTAGCTCGCGGAGGCTCCGGCGAAGCGCGCGGGATCGGAGGACTTGGGGTCGAAAATGATATCCACCGTCCCGTTCAGATGGGCCAGGCCCGTCATGTATTCGGCCAGGCCCGAGTCGGGGACGGGTCGGCCGGTTTGGAGCCGGGGATGGGATTGATGCCTGACCACGATGCTATCGATGGGCCAGCCGCGGACGCGGGTTTCGAAGGTATCGGCGGGCGAGCTTACGGGAGCGTTCATGCTGGACACGTAGGGGATATCGCCGAGCGGATCGGGATTGCGGAAGAAGGTGTCCGGCAGGGCGACCTCGGTGGCGACCAGGGAATTGCGATGGCAGGCCAGGCAGGTGATCGCGCCGTCCTTGAATTTATCCGGGACGGTCGCGTACAAATGGTACAGATGATTGGAGTCTTGCGGAGGGTAGGCATGGCAATTGGCGCATCCCATGCCCGCGCCGGGCGTACTCCGCGCGGTCAAGGCGGCGGGATCGGTCTTCCAGTTCCCGCAAGCCATCAGGAGGCAGGCGAGAATGAAAGCGGCCAGGCCGATGCGCATGACGGGAAAGCTAAAAAAGTGGAACCGCCGGCGTCGGGAATT is a genomic window of Fibrobacterota bacterium containing:
- a CDS encoding DUF3570 domain-containing protein, yielding MLKTPGRRALAAGLAAVTLMLPSPLRAAEGDQGLDFKYMYYWDKNQVWNHTPALSFFRKLASSWKLQYDQELDYVSGASRRLGLRNVGTLADHDQVLDGISGASRREIRHSEQVTGAYSQAGRAASASFYFSDENDYTSYSPSVSGSLDFNERNTTLGGSAAVFFDNMHPTGPFTGLGGDRRIISLGASLSQTLSPLTLAGITLNVIHSSGFLGHPYTPVVTDSGDDILENLPNRKTAWALSGQLIQGVRLGDKLASFHLDTRWYQDDWKLHSGTADLQWYQYLREGTYVRIRARGYKQSAAAFARPAYDGNELYRTGDIRYYAFSSLLVGLKIGSTFPDSWASSAWLPDRWDLSYDHGIRSTKGEKNGVTPMFHTQLFPTDEHYQEGTFMLGLSFDL
- a CDS encoding DUF4266 domain-containing protein, which encodes MKPSQPLSLRQAFAWLACMGLLSCSLSGLSGCAMVKQKDREYLADPIMQHTPDPQGAGMEAHNLPRREGSAGGSAGSGGGCGC